A single Sulfurimonas aquatica DNA region contains:
- the ppsA gene encoding phosphoenolpyruvate synthase, giving the protein MRYIRFFNELSIKDVPIVGGKNASLGEMYQNLTPKGVKVPNGFATTSEAYWLLLEENSIKEKIKEILSSLDIVDTDNLQKRGGELRELILSCKLPQILVDEISEAYKKLSEEYGVKDVDVAVRSSGTAEDLPDASFAGQQESFLNVSSEEELLSCVKRCFASLFTDRAISYRQSRGYDHLKVALSVGVQKMVRSDSASSGIMFSVDTESGSEELILINSSWGLGENVVSGRVNADEFFVFKPMLKKGMKSIIKCSLGSKKERMIYTNDGSRTLNIPTTEEERNSYSLSDEEITQLAEHALIIEEHYKLHMDIEWAKDAKDEKLYIVQARPETVQSKLSKEVNVTKFSIKKNEDTKLLLSGRAVGEKIGIGRVSIIKSVDEFHKFTKGDILVADTTNPDWEPIMKKASGLITNRGSRTCHAAIVAREIGVAAIVGCTNATEVLKDAQVVSVSCAEGDEGYVYEGAVDYEVETTDISSLKPTKTKLFMNIANPAEAFKFAKIPNDGVGLARMEFIINGSINAHPMALVNMSKGKKVKDSEDIMAFMLPFKNPKAFFVQKLSEGIASIAAAFYPNPVIIRTSDFKSSEYRNMRGGLEYEAQEENPMIGFRGASRYSDKSYREAFEWECEALKNVRDEMGLTNIKIMLPFVRTPAEGKSVIEIMNAKGLLQGENDLEIYAMCEIPSNVILADKFLEIFDGYSIGSNDLTQLTLGVDRESAKIAHIFDERDEAVKRMLQMAIVACKKAGKYIGICGQAPSDYPEITKFLVEQGIDSISLNPDSIYKMHKLVSELEQE; this is encoded by the coding sequence ATGAGATACATTCGCTTTTTTAATGAACTGAGTATAAAAGACGTGCCTATAGTTGGTGGGAAAAATGCTTCGCTTGGAGAGATGTACCAAAACCTTACCCCAAAAGGCGTGAAAGTTCCCAATGGATTTGCTACCACAAGTGAAGCTTACTGGTTACTCTTAGAAGAAAACTCCATCAAGGAGAAGATAAAAGAGATACTCTCCTCTTTAGATATAGTTGACACTGATAATTTACAAAAAAGAGGAGGGGAGCTTAGAGAGCTAATCCTCTCTTGCAAACTCCCTCAAATTTTAGTTGATGAAATCTCAGAGGCTTATAAAAAACTCTCAGAGGAGTATGGTGTTAAGGACGTAGACGTGGCGGTTCGCTCATCTGGAACCGCCGAAGATTTACCTGATGCAAGTTTTGCAGGTCAGCAGGAGAGTTTCTTAAACGTAAGTAGCGAAGAGGAACTCCTCTCTTGCGTTAAGAGATGTTTTGCTTCTCTTTTTACCGATAGAGCCATTAGCTATAGACAAAGCCGAGGGTACGATCATCTAAAGGTAGCACTCTCCGTTGGCGTTCAAAAGATGGTGCGAAGCGATAGCGCTTCGAGTGGCATAATGTTTAGCGTAGATACGGAGAGTGGCTCAGAAGAGCTTATCCTCATAAACTCTAGCTGGGGACTTGGCGAGAACGTAGTGAGTGGAAGAGTAAACGCCGATGAGTTCTTCGTCTTTAAACCTATGCTAAAAAAAGGCATGAAAAGTATCATAAAATGCTCCCTTGGAAGTAAAAAAGAGAGGATGATATATACCAATGATGGAAGCAGAACATTAAATATACCAACAACTGAAGAGGAGAGAAACTCCTATTCGCTCAGTGATGAAGAGATTACTCAACTAGCAGAGCACGCTCTAATAATAGAAGAGCATTACAAACTGCATATGGACATAGAGTGGGCAAAAGATGCCAAAGACGAGAAGCTCTACATAGTCCAAGCCCGTCCTGAAACGGTTCAAAGTAAGCTAAGTAAAGAGGTAAATGTTACAAAGTTTAGCATCAAAAAAAATGAGGATACGAAACTGCTTCTCTCTGGTAGAGCCGTGGGAGAGAAGATAGGCATTGGTCGTGTGAGCATCATTAAAAGTGTAGATGAGTTTCATAAGTTTACTAAGGGTGATATCTTAGTTGCAGATACTACCAACCCTGACTGGGAACCCATCATGAAAAAAGCCTCTGGGCTTATCACCAACAGAGGAAGTCGAACTTGTCATGCCGCCATTGTAGCAAGAGAGATAGGAGTCGCCGCCATTGTTGGATGTACAAACGCGACTGAGGTCTTAAAAGATGCACAAGTTGTGAGTGTGAGTTGTGCGGAGGGAGATGAGGGATATGTTTATGAGGGTGCGGTTGATTATGAAGTGGAGACAACAGATATCTCTTCACTCAAACCCACTAAAACAAAACTCTTTATGAACATAGCAAATCCTGCAGAAGCCTTTAAGTTCGCAAAAATTCCAAATGATGGCGTAGGGCTCGCACGTATGGAATTTATCATCAACGGCTCTATAAACGCTCATCCTATGGCGCTTGTAAATATGAGTAAGGGTAAAAAAGTAAAAGACAGTGAAGATATCATGGCGTTTATGTTGCCATTTAAAAATCCTAAAGCATTTTTTGTGCAAAAACTTAGCGAAGGCATAGCAAGCATAGCCGCGGCGTTTTATCCTAACCCCGTTATCATCAGAACGAGCGACTTTAAGAGTAGCGAGTATAGAAATATGCGAGGCGGCTTAGAATACGAGGCGCAAGAAGAGAACCCTATGATAGGCTTTAGAGGGGCGAGCCGCTATAGCGACAAGAGCTATAGAGAAGCGTTTGAGTGGGAGTGTGAAGCGCTTAAAAACGTAAGAGACGAGATGGGACTAACAAACATAAAAATAATGCTCCCCTTTGTAAGAACGCCGGCTGAGGGAAAGAGCGTCATCGAGATTATGAATGCAAAGGGTTTACTCCAAGGCGAAAATGATTTAGAGATATACGCGATGTGTGAGATTCCCTCAAACGTCATCCTAGCAGATAAGTTTTTAGAGATCTTTGATGGCTACTCCATAGGTTCAAACGACCTAACGCAACTAACGCTTGGGGTTGACCGAGAAAGCGCAAAAATAGCGCATATATTTGATGAGAGAGACGAAGCGGTTAAGCGAATGTTGCAGATGGCTATTGTGGCATGTAAAAAGGCTGGTAAATACATAGGCATATGCGGACAAGCCCCATCGGATTATCCTGAGATTACAAAGTTTTTAGTCGAGCAAGGCATAGACTCCATCTCGCTAAATCCTGATTCCATCTACAAGATGCATAAATTGGTAAGTGAATTAGAACAAGAGTAG
- a CDS encoding PAS domain-containing sensor histidine kinase — MDNELLLQKQLQRERQRREEAEKLLEIKSLELYETNRQLQLTLDEKSLDIQRMNKELSSSLQYTSDELVENIGMLNEYKKAIDASTIVSMADINGDIIYVNDAFVTISGYSREELIGSPHSIIRHPDSSPEVFKEMWATLLAKKPWHGSLKNLSKNKEVYYVDTTINPVLSSKGKIKKFIAMRQDITELIHLNETLENRIFDELKKNAEKSEYLLRQSRLAQMGEMISMIAHQWRQPLTSISSISATLSLDILLDAYNKEFFQERIESIAAITQHLSSTIDDFRNFYKSNKKATTTTIQDIVEGCLKIIGKTLEGKSICIEHLNLETPIKITTYENELKQVIINILKNAEDVFSEKNQQDAKIWISCENRGDHAVLGIEDNAGGIPEDILPKIFDPYFSTKHEKDGTGLGLYMSKTIIEEHCKGKISVHNTDRGAKFIIILPSSLEV, encoded by the coding sequence ATGGATAATGAACTATTACTTCAAAAACAACTCCAAAGAGAACGCCAAAGACGAGAGGAGGCGGAAAAGCTTTTAGAGATAAAGAGTTTGGAACTTTATGAGACAAACCGTCAGCTTCAGCTTACTCTTGATGAGAAGAGCTTAGATATACAAAGAATGAATAAAGAACTCTCCTCTTCACTGCAATACACTTCGGATGAACTTGTTGAAAATATTGGAATGCTTAATGAGTATAAAAAAGCAATCGACGCAAGCACCATCGTCTCTATGGCAGATATCAATGGTGATATCATCTATGTAAACGATGCTTTCGTTACTATTTCTGGTTATTCTCGAGAAGAGCTTATTGGGTCACCTCATAGTATTATTCGTCATCCAGATAGTAGTCCTGAAGTCTTTAAAGAGATGTGGGCAACACTTCTTGCAAAAAAACCATGGCATGGAAGTTTAAAAAACCTCTCTAAAAATAAAGAGGTTTATTATGTAGATACTACTATAAATCCAGTACTCTCTAGTAAGGGGAAAATCAAAAAGTTTATAGCGATGCGACAAGATATTACTGAGTTGATACACCTAAACGAAACATTAGAAAATCGCATTTTCGATGAGCTAAAAAAGAATGCAGAGAAGTCTGAATACCTTCTTAGACAATCTAGACTTGCTCAGATGGGTGAGATGATTAGTATGATAGCCCATCAGTGGAGACAGCCTCTTACTTCCATATCTTCTATCTCAGCGACACTTAGTTTAGACATATTGTTAGATGCATATAATAAAGAGTTTTTTCAAGAGCGAATTGAGTCCATAGCTGCCATAACGCAACACCTGTCATCAACCATTGATGATTTTCGAAACTTTTATAAAAGCAATAAAAAAGCAACAACAACTACAATTCAAGATATTGTTGAGGGGTGTTTAAAGATTATTGGCAAAACACTTGAGGGAAAAAGTATCTGTATAGAGCATCTTAACTTAGAAACACCCATAAAGATTACTACCTACGAGAATGAACTTAAGCAAGTGATTATAAATATTCTTAAGAACGCAGAGGACGTCTTTTCTGAGAAAAATCAACAAGATGCAAAAATATGGATCAGCTGTGAAAATAGAGGAGATCATGCTGTTTTAGGTATAGAAGATAATGCAGGTGGTATACCCGAGGATATCTTACCAAAGATATTTGACCCTTATTTTAGTACAAAACATGAAAAAGATGGCACTGGACTAGGTCTTTATATGTCTAAAACGATTATAGAGGAGCACTGTAAGGGAAAAATCTCTGTACATAATACAGATAGAGGGGCAAAATTTATAATTATATTGCCCTCTAGTTTGGAGGTGTAA
- a CDS encoding ABC transporter ATP-binding protein, with protein MTKQAIRVEKLNKHFGKGDTFVDVIHDASFVVNKGELVALVAPSGAGKTTLLMMLGCVDEPNSGQIWLGDEKVYDDKWLTKETRKIRREKIGFIFQAHYLIPFLNIIDNLTLLPQANGTSDEDAKKKARELLKYFDIADKEKSMPTQLSGGQNQRVAIARALANNPQIILADEPTAALDTERSIDVVKMLKKIALEQDVAIVMVTHDERMLQYCDKVLKIENRAVVVEKVIV; from the coding sequence ATGACAAAACAAGCAATACGAGTGGAAAAACTAAACAAACACTTTGGAAAGGGAGATACCTTTGTAGATGTTATCCATGATGCATCTTTTGTGGTAAACAAAGGGGAGCTTGTAGCGCTTGTTGCTCCTAGTGGTGCTGGAAAGACTACTCTGCTAATGATGCTTGGCTGCGTTGATGAGCCAAACTCTGGTCAGATATGGCTAGGGGATGAAAAAGTTTATGATGATAAATGGCTTACAAAAGAGACAAGAAAAATAAGACGAGAGAAAATAGGCTTTATCTTTCAAGCGCACTATCTCATTCCATTTTTAAACATTATAGACAATCTTACGCTTTTACCTCAAGCAAATGGAACCTCAGATGAAGACGCAAAGAAAAAAGCAAGAGAGTTGCTAAAGTATTTTGACATAGCGGACAAAGAGAAGTCTATGCCAACACAACTCTCAGGCGGACAAAATCAAAGAGTCGCAATTGCAAGGGCCTTGGCAAATAATCCTCAAATTATCCTCGCTGATGAGCCAACAGCAGCACTGGACACTGAGCGCTCCATAGATGTTGTAAAGATGCTAAAAAAGATAGCGTTAGAGCAAGACGTAGCCATAGTTATGGTAACCCATGATGAGAGAATGTTGCAGTACTGCGATAAAGTATTAAAGATTGAAAATAGAGCAGTTGTGGTGGAAAAAGTAATAGTTTAA
- a CDS encoding metallophosphoesterase — MKPILFTLALLGVFSLLNMYISKRLITHLDITLKHKHYLRIFLVLNLIGILFYVLGRYYINIPNWLYFLFSLPVGVLFLLFCTTVIYDISRVLLHHTPLSPKRRKFFKRSLDASSLLAASSLSAKAIYNARTIELEKVEIKIKKLNKEYKIIQLSDIHIGGLIDKNFINILVKRVNATNPDLVVITGDLVDIEISKAQAAMDELKKLDSKYGTFFIVGNHEYFHNIEKIIQSVKSIGIRVLENENVYIGKENEGFNLAGVYDVFGYRSLTFIPDLESALKGKKDAPTVLLAHQPKYIDEVQEGVDLMLSGHTHGGQLYPFRFLVKVVQPYISGLHQHNENLQIYVNKGTGFWGPPMRLGASAEISEIRLLPS, encoded by the coding sequence CCTACTTGGTGTCTTTTCACTACTAAACATGTACATATCAAAAAGACTTATTACACATCTTGACATCACTTTGAAGCATAAACACTACTTACGAATATTTTTAGTTTTAAACCTCATCGGGATTTTATTTTATGTGCTTGGTCGATACTACATAAACATACCAAACTGGCTCTATTTTTTGTTTAGTCTACCTGTTGGCGTTTTGTTTTTACTCTTTTGTACTACAGTTATTTATGACATCTCAAGAGTACTTCTGCATCATACTCCACTCTCTCCTAAACGCAGAAAGTTTTTCAAACGCTCTCTAGACGCTTCATCCCTACTCGCGGCTTCTAGCCTAAGCGCAAAAGCGATTTACAATGCGAGAACTATAGAGCTAGAAAAAGTAGAGATAAAAATAAAGAAGTTAAATAAAGAGTATAAAATCATCCAACTCAGTGACATACATATAGGTGGGCTTATAGATAAAAACTTTATAAACATCTTAGTAAAAAGAGTAAACGCCACAAACCCAGATCTCGTAGTTATCACTGGAGATTTAGTTGACATAGAGATATCTAAAGCACAAGCAGCGATGGATGAGCTTAAAAAGCTCGACTCAAAATATGGCACTTTTTTTATCGTGGGAAATCATGAGTATTTTCATAACATAGAAAAAATCATACAGAGCGTCAAATCCATAGGCATACGAGTTCTAGAAAATGAAAATGTATATATAGGTAAAGAGAATGAAGGCTTTAATCTCGCTGGCGTTTATGACGTATTTGGTTACCGCTCACTCACTTTCATACCTGATTTAGAATCAGCACTTAAGGGTAAAAAAGATGCTCCTACAGTTCTGCTTGCTCACCAACCAAAGTATATAGACGAAGTACAAGAGGGTGTTGACTTGATGCTTAGTGGACATACCCATGGAGGGCAACTCTATCCCTTTAGATTTTTAGTAAAAGTAGTACAGCCCTACATCAGTGGACTACACCAGCATAATGAAAACCTACAAATCTATGTCAACAAAGGAACGGGTTTTTGGGGACCGCCTATGCGTTTGGGAGCAAGTGCAGAGATAAGTGAGATAAGACTTCTACCGAGTTAA
- a CDS encoding globin domain-containing protein: MSLSQKTIDIVKATAKPVAENSEAITTRMYEILFSEHPELKELFKNADSDQHKKLASAVSAYAANIDNLGVLAKAVEKMATTHVRVKVLPEHYPLVGVSLLGAVKDVLGDAATDEVIEAWKEAYFFLADILIAREKELYAQV, from the coding sequence ATGAGTTTATCACAAAAAACAATCGACATAGTAAAAGCAACGGCAAAGCCAGTTGCAGAAAATTCTGAAGCAATCACAACAAGAATGTATGAGATTTTATTTTCAGAGCACCCAGAACTCAAAGAGTTATTTAAAAATGCAGACTCTGATCAGCACAAAAAACTAGCTTCTGCAGTCTCTGCATATGCAGCAAACATTGACAACTTAGGTGTTTTAGCTAAAGCAGTTGAGAAAATGGCTACTACACATGTAAGAGTTAAAGTACTTCCTGAGCACTATCCACTTGTTGGTGTTTCGCTCTTAGGTGCAGTAAAAGATGTTTTAGGTGATGCGGCAACTGATGAAGTTATAGAGGCTTGGAAAGAGGCTTATTTCTTTTTAGCAGATATTTTAATTGCACGTGAAAAAGAGCTTTACGCTCAAGTGTAA
- a CDS encoding efflux RND transporter periplasmic adaptor subunit: protein MKIFIKYFIIAIVVGVGATLFYNKVYVVKTTYETISPTKGELEVNIRGIGNVSALNIYPITSQSAGKIIKILADDGVWVKKGELLLEMDSIDLPQQLEVAHANLLKAEYDYIASKSELKNLKVQQALLEVTYSRYKKLKERGFASESEYDKAEAEFKSAQANVVVSASRIDSAKAALIVSRKNIEAIEVKIDRLKVYSPVDGYVISRDAEVGQNVLPSSPILSIVDPKTLWVQTKIDERISSQVKVMQKATISLRSQPQKLYKGFVKRVDAMSDAVTLEREVNVAFESIPEPFYINEQAEVTISIKTLEDVLKLPLSVIVQREGELGIWLAKEGRAKFLAIEKIAQSESEIAIKNISSESKIIVPNKSKKTLKDGMKIRS, encoded by the coding sequence ATGAAAATATTTATAAAATATTTTATAATCGCCATAGTAGTAGGTGTTGGAGCAACTCTTTTTTATAACAAAGTCTATGTGGTGAAAACTACTTACGAGACTATCTCTCCAACTAAGGGTGAGTTAGAGGTAAACATCCGCGGCATAGGTAATGTAAGTGCTTTAAATATCTATCCAATTACTTCTCAGAGCGCTGGGAAAATCATCAAGATATTAGCTGATGATGGCGTTTGGGTTAAAAAAGGAGAGTTACTTTTAGAGATGGACAGTATAGACCTGCCTCAGCAACTTGAAGTAGCCCATGCAAATCTTTTAAAAGCAGAGTATGACTACATAGCTTCAAAGAGTGAACTAAAAAACCTAAAAGTGCAACAGGCTCTTTTAGAGGTGACTTACAGTCGTTATAAAAAGCTCAAAGAGAGAGGTTTTGCCTCAGAGTCTGAGTACGATAAGGCTGAAGCAGAGTTCAAAAGTGCACAGGCAAACGTAGTTGTCTCAGCTTCTCGCATAGATTCTGCAAAGGCGGCTTTGATTGTTAGTAGAAAAAACATAGAAGCTATAGAGGTTAAGATAGATAGACTAAAAGTCTACTCGCCTGTTGATGGATATGTCATAAGCAGAGACGCAGAAGTAGGACAGAATGTCCTTCCTTCTAGCCCGATATTAAGTATAGTTGATCCAAAAACTTTATGGGTACAGACAAAGATAGATGAGAGAATAAGCTCTCAAGTAAAAGTTATGCAAAAAGCGACTATTAGCTTGCGTTCACAACCTCAAAAGCTATATAAAGGTTTTGTAAAACGAGTAGACGCCATGAGTGATGCTGTAACATTAGAGCGAGAAGTAAACGTGGCGTTTGAAAGCATCCCTGAGCCTTTTTACATAAATGAGCAGGCTGAAGTGACTATCTCTATTAAAACTTTAGAGGATGTTTTAAAGTTACCACTATCAGTCATAGTACAACGCGAAGGTGAACTTGGTATCTGGTTAGCTAAAGAGGGACGTGCAAAGTTTTTAGCTATAGAAAAAATAGCTCAAAGCGAGAGTGAGATAGCTATAAAAAACATCAGTAGCGAGAGTAAAATAATTGTTCCAAACAAGTCAAAAAAAACTCTTAAAGATGGAATGAAGATACGATCGTGA
- a CDS encoding ABC transporter ATP-binding protein — MNNETINLKTIINLVLEKKSSLIYGQIITLIAILVSVPIPLMLPFMVDEVLLDKPGVFVNAINYFLGGTTAFNYILIVTLSVIFLRFIYYFLTVVLTKIFTKIAKYVTYMIRKRLINHLQITAMNEYETLGSGAITSNLVTDVNTLDTFIITGVSKLVSSVLTLVAVGGVMIAINPILGILILIIQPLIMLLSKKMSTIVGKLKKQENESISNFQEDIGETLELFGQIKASNQEKYFFSRANKLAKQIQTTSNEYGYKNVAYERLSYTIFLVMFEILRASGLVLVAYSELSIGMMFAMFGYIWFIMTPVQDMLSMQYSYSAAKAALERINKILILKTQESGEEILNSNEINVSLKNVDFAYKEGKNILQEISLEIATGSKIALIGASGSGKTTLAQIISGFYEKCAGSIKYNDMEIEKLDKSSLREKVFLVLQMPILFNSSLRFNITMGKENISDETIERALEVAQLTEMVEGMDDKLDTIVGHHGVRLSGGQRQRLSIARMIVANPSVVIFDESTSALDVHTEAKLQIMLEPILKDKTVITIAHRLSTVKNADYIYVLEEGKIVQSGTHDALEAEEGHYNEFVKGQLV; from the coding sequence ATGAACAATGAAACAATAAACCTCAAAACCATTATAAATCTTGTTTTAGAAAAAAAGTCATCTCTCATTTATGGGCAGATTATTACACTTATAGCCATACTTGTAAGCGTTCCCATCCCTCTAATGCTTCCATTTATGGTTGATGAAGTGCTTCTTGATAAGCCTGGAGTATTTGTAAATGCCATTAACTATTTTCTTGGTGGGACTACGGCGTTTAACTACATACTCATAGTCACTCTGTCTGTGATTTTTCTTCGTTTTATCTACTACTTTTTAACAGTAGTTTTGACTAAAATCTTTACAAAAATAGCAAAGTACGTCACCTACATGATTCGAAAGCGTCTTATAAACCATCTACAAATTACGGCGATGAATGAGTATGAAACCCTAGGAAGTGGGGCCATCACTTCAAATCTCGTCACAGACGTAAACACTCTTGATACTTTCATCATAACTGGCGTTAGTAAGTTAGTCTCTTCCGTTTTAACGCTTGTTGCAGTCGGTGGCGTTATGATAGCCATCAATCCTATTCTTGGTATTCTTATTCTCATCATACAGCCGCTTATCATGTTGCTGAGTAAGAAAATGTCTACGATAGTTGGAAAACTCAAAAAACAGGAGAATGAATCTATCTCTAATTTTCAAGAGGACATCGGCGAAACGCTAGAGCTTTTTGGACAGATAAAAGCGAGTAATCAGGAGAAGTACTTTTTTTCACGCGCTAACAAGTTAGCCAAACAGATTCAAACTACCTCTAACGAGTATGGCTATAAAAACGTAGCTTATGAGAGACTCTCATACACTATCTTTTTGGTGATGTTTGAGATACTTCGAGCTTCTGGTCTAGTGCTTGTCGCCTATAGCGAGTTGAGCATCGGTATGATGTTTGCCATGTTTGGATACATCTGGTTTATCATGACTCCCGTTCAAGACATGCTTAGTATGCAGTATAGCTATTCCGCAGCAAAGGCGGCGTTAGAGAGAATAAACAAGATACTCATTCTTAAAACGCAAGAGAGTGGAGAAGAGATACTTAACTCAAATGAGATAAACGTCTCCCTCAAAAACGTGGACTTTGCATACAAAGAGGGGAAAAACATCCTCCAAGAGATATCTCTAGAGATAGCTACAGGCTCTAAAATCGCTCTCATTGGTGCCAGTGGAAGTGGAAAAACTACACTCGCTCAAATCATCTCCGGTTTTTATGAAAAATGTGCGGGAAGCATAAAGTATAATGACATGGAGATAGAGAAGTTAGATAAAAGCTCACTCAGAGAGAAGGTATTTTTAGTCCTTCAAATGCCCATCCTTTTTAACTCTAGCCTGCGTTTTAACATCACTATGGGCAAAGAGAACATTAGCGATGAGACGATTGAAAGAGCCTTAGAAGTTGCGCAACTCACAGAGATGGTAGAGGGCATGGATGACAAACTAGACACCATAGTCGGTCATCATGGTGTTAGACTCTCAGGTGGACAGAGACAGCGTTTAAGCATAGCTAGAATGATAGTGGCAAATCCTAGTGTAGTCATCTTTGATGAGTCTACCTCAGCACTTGACGTGCATACGGAGGCAAAACTTCAAATCATGCTTGAGCCAATTTTAAAAGATAAAACAGTCATCACCATCGCACATAGGCTCTCAACCGTTAAAAACGCGGACTATATCTACGTTTTAGAAGAGGGTAAAATTGTTCAAAGTGGAACTCATGATGCGCTTGAAGCTGAAGAGGGTCACTACAACGAATTTGTTAAGGGGCAGTTGGTTTAA
- a CDS encoding ABC transporter permease, which yields MIHLAKEDIKHTLGKFLVTGMGVGMLLGIVLIMMGVYRGMIADAEILLDDLSVDLWVVQDNTLGPFAEASRIHEDLKYTLKSIQAIDKSEAITFQNFQLPLADRKLAVLAIGYDVHGEMNPINPERLIAGKVLQNERYEIVVTDKTGYKLNDKVELGRNNFRVVGITHGTVASGGDPIIYISLKDAQELQFTYTNKRIQTDRARGIINKDSHLVNAIIATTKPGYSVDESAEYIRKWMHKSVYTRAQQKVVLTRNVIEKSSKQIGLFTVILIGVATIIIGLIIYTMTLEKMREISIMKLMGLPNSMIIKMIVEETLILGFLAFIFGNIFAHLIYEKFPKNVLLEPWDSFLLLGIVLMASILASFIGVKKVVNADPTAAIGG from the coding sequence GTGATACACTTAGCAAAAGAGGATATAAAACACACACTTGGTAAGTTTTTGGTTACGGGTATGGGTGTTGGAATGCTCCTTGGAATAGTCCTTATCATGATGGGCGTTTATAGAGGAATGATAGCTGATGCTGAGATTCTCTTAGATGACTTGAGCGTTGACCTATGGGTAGTCCAAGACAATACTCTTGGACCCTTTGCTGAGGCTTCAAGAATCCATGAAGATTTAAAGTACACACTCAAGTCTATCCAGGCTATAGATAAGAGTGAGGCGATAACTTTTCAAAACTTTCAACTCCCTCTAGCAGATAGAAAGCTTGCAGTACTAGCCATCGGTTATGACGTACATGGAGAGATGAATCCAATCAATCCTGAGAGACTCATAGCAGGAAAAGTTTTGCAAAATGAGAGATATGAGATAGTAGTAACGGATAAAACAGGTTATAAACTCAATGATAAAGTTGAGCTAGGACGTAATAATTTTAGAGTGGTTGGGATAACACATGGAACGGTTGCCTCTGGCGGTGATCCAATCATATACATAAGTCTTAAAGACGCTCAAGAGTTACAGTTTACCTACACTAACAAACGCATCCAAACAGATAGAGCAAGAGGCATAATAAATAAAGACTCGCATCTCGTAAACGCCATCATAGCAACAACAAAACCGGGTTATAGTGTAGATGAGAGTGCTGAGTATATAAGAAAGTGGATGCATAAAAGCGTTTACACTAGAGCGCAGCAAAAAGTGGTTCTTACAAGAAATGTAATAGAGAAGTCCTCAAAGCAGATAGGACTTTTTACCGTCATTCTCATTGGAGTTGCTACCATCATCATCGGGCTTATTATCTATACTATGACATTAGAAAAAATGCGTGAGATTTCTATCATGAAACTTATGGGTCTACCAAACTCTATGATTATAAAGATGATAGTTGAAGAGACACTTATCTTGGGATTTTTGGCGTTTATATTTGGAAATATATTTGCACACCTTATCTATGAAAAGTTTCCAAAAAACGTACTTCTAGAGCCATGGGATTCTTTTTTACTACTAGGGATTGTTCTTATGGCATCGATTTTAGCCTCATTTATAGGTGTGAAAAAAGTAGTAAACGCAGATCCAACTGCGGCAATAGGTGGGTGA
- a CDS encoding phosphate-starvation-inducible PsiE family protein, with amino-acid sequence MNEHEELPTEHEDPLIAFLHKSIRIAVKILAILMVFVIFWGVGDVFYVLYNNLMAPPFMLLSITDIFKTFAAFLAVLIAIEIYQNIVLYLRTDIIPIKLVVATALMAIARKVIIIDFATITPAYIYSTAAVVLALGITYYLVGKHHKERLIEERGKPKDDKS; translated from the coding sequence ATGAATGAACATGAAGAGTTGCCAACAGAACACGAAGATCCGCTAATAGCATTTTTACATAAGAGCATTCGAATAGCTGTTAAAATTTTAGCTATTTTAATGGTTTTTGTAATATTTTGGGGTGTTGGCGACGTTTTTTATGTTCTTTATAATAATTTAATGGCGCCACCATTTATGCTTTTAAGTATTACAGACATATTTAAAACTTTTGCCGCATTTTTAGCAGTTCTTATTGCCATAGAGATTTATCAAAATATTGTGTTGTATTTAAGAACGGACATCATACCTATAAAACTGGTTGTGGCTACTGCTCTTATGGCAATAGCAAGAAAGGTTATAATCATAGATTTTGCGACTATTACTCCAGCATATATCTACTCAACTGCCGCTGTTGTATTGGCATTGGGTATTACCTACTATCTCGTAGGAAAACATCATAAAGAGAGACTTATTGAAGAGAGAGGCAAACCTAAAGATGATAAGAGTTAG